In one Juglans regia cultivar Chandler chromosome 11, Walnut 2.0, whole genome shotgun sequence genomic region, the following are encoded:
- the LOC109009604 gene encoding glucan endo-1,3-beta-glucosidase 5-like — MRWLKGADFAAAVFLLFAVLLMDSASGIGVNWGTQVKRPLPAATVVKMLKENGFQKVKLFDADSTILNALRNSGIQVMVGIPNDMLSTLAHSVQSAEKWVAKNVSAHVSSNVDIRYVAVGNEPFLSTYNGSFEGLTLPALQNIQAALVKAGLSSQVKVTVPLNADVYESSTNIPSQGDLRANIRDNMVQIIKFLNDNGSPFTVNIYPFISLYGHTDFPFDYAFFNGYSSPITDNEKIYQDMFSANYDTLVWTLQKNGFGNMSIIVGEIGWPTDGDQNANIQNAQRFNQGFMSRYISGQGTPMRSGPLDAYIFGLIDEDGKSTEPGNFERHWGLFFFDGKPKYQLNLTANSNGLVAASNVKYLAQQWCVLSSSASLDDPQVGPSVTYACENADCTSLGYGTSCGNLDARGNISYAFNSYYQMQNQLETACKFPNLSVVTHTDPSPSSGDCKFMIMIDTPVVVGTSVGSLQKSVSFLLFLFLFVSTIM; from the exons ATGAGGTGGTTGAAAGGTGCGGATTTCGCTGCTGCCGTTTTCTTGTTATTTGCTGTGCTTTTGATGGATTCAGCAAGTGGAATTGGAGTTAATTGGGGAACCCAGGTAAAGCGCCCTCTGCCAGCTGCAACCGTGGTGAAGATGCTCAAGGAAAATGGTTTTCAGAAGGTTAAGCTCTTCGATGCCGATTCCACAATTTTGAATGCCCTGAGAAATTCAGGGATTCAGGTGATGGTGGGTATTCCAAACGACATGCTTTCTACTTTGGCTCATAGTGTGCAATCAGCTGAGAAATGGGTTGCCAAGAATGTGTCGGCACATGTCTCTTCCAACGTAGATATCAG GTACGTTGCAGTTGGGAATGAGCCATTCTTGTCAACCTACAATGGAAGCTTTGAAGGATTAACCCTTCCGGCCCTTCAAAATATCCAGGCTGCCCTTGTAAAAGCTGGTTTGAGCAGTCAGGTTAAAGTCACTGTGCCCCTAAATGCTGATGTATACGAGAGTTCAACAAATATCCCTTCTCAAGGTGACCTTCGTGCAAACATCCGTGATAACATGGTGCAAATCATTAAGTTCTTGAACGACAATGGATCTCCTTTTACTGTCAACATATACCCCTTTATCAGCCTCTATGGCCATACCGATTTCCCTTTTGACTATGCTTTCTTCAACGGCTATTCATCTCCCATAACTGATAACGAAAAAATCTATCAAGACATGTTCAGTGCCAATTATGATACCCTGGTATGGACCTTACAGAAAAATGGCTTTGGAAACATGTCTATAATAGTTGGAGAAATTGGATGGCCTACTGATGGAGATCAAAATGCAAACATACAGAATGCTCAGAGGTTCAACCAAGGCTTCATGTCTCGTTATATATCTGGGCAGGGAACTCCGATGAGATCCGGCCCCCTAGATGCATACATATTCGGCCTCATAGATGAAGATGGCAAAAGCACTGAGCCAGGAAATTTTGAACGCCATTGGGGGCTGTTTTTCTTCGATGGAAAACCCAAATACCAGCTTAATCTTACGGCCAACTCGAACGGATTGGTAGCAGCAAGTAATGTAAAATATCTGGCCCAGCAATGGTGTGTCCTGTCATCCTCTGCTAGTCTTGATGACCCGCAAGTTGGCCCTAGTGTCACCTACGCTTGTGAAAATGCTGATTGCACTAGTCTTGGATATGGGACTTCATGTGGAAATTTGGATGCTCGGGGAAACATCTCTTATGCATTTAACAGTTACTATCAGATGCAGAATCAGCTTGAGACCGCCTGCAAGTTTCCAAACCTTTCGGTTGTCACACATACAGATCCATCACCATCATCTGGTGATTGCAAATTTATGATCATGATTGATACGCCTGTGGTAGTGGGGACTAGCGTTGGATCACTTCAAAAGTCTGTTAGTTTTTTGCTGTTTCTGTTCTTGTTTGTCTCTACAATTATGTGA